GTGCGACGAATGCGTAGATAAATTGGAGCAGTCTTTCAAGTTTTTCCAACAGATATATGTAGCTGACAATACGTTGCGCCATGTGTTTCCAAACGCGCGTACAAATAACGTGTCAAGAAAACCTTTATATTCGCTCGGTGAGCATCTGAAAAAGGAGCagagggagaaggagaaggagaaggaaaaggagaaggaggaagagtTGGGTGATTATAATCCGAAAGTCACTCGTGGCTTGTTCAGGCGAGGACGAGGTAGACCGCGTACTCGAGGATACGCCGGCAGGGCAAGAGGAAGGCAAAGATGGAGCCACAGAACGAGTCAGATCGCAATGTCGGTTCCGCAAAGCATCAGTCGTCTGGACAACGTGGTTTCAAGCTCGATGTACGATACTGGCGTCGAAAAGTCGGAAGCGTTACCCAAGGACGAGCATAGAAACGAGAAACTGTCGGTACTTGGCGAACAAGTCGAGAGAATTACAGTGTTTTCGTTGCTCACGGATACTTGTCGTAGCGACGAGGAACTCGATTGGGCGGACGTTTTAAAGGTAATGAACTGCCAACCGTCCCGACGAAACTCTAAATCGACTACGGACGAAcccattaaaattgaaattgaaactgtAACCGAGACCGTCAAGGAAGCGCAGACAACAGCAGTGAAACAAGAGACGGAGCAGTCTACGGAGACGTTCGAGTCGGACACAGTGGACAAGATACAATCAACGCCAGAGAAGAAAGGGTCAGTGGCAGAGTCGAAGGTGGACTCTGTTGCGGTGGTCGAAGCCAAGTCGGAGGTGGAGATTCCGAATTACGAGGAAACGACGCACCAACGGGAATGCAAGACCATCGGAGTGTTACATTGCGAATACTGTAAGGAAACGTTCAAATTGAAGCGCGAGTTACAGACACATTTGGCGACGAACCACTCTCAATTATCTGGGCATACGTGTACCGATTGTTTGGCCCATTACGAGAGCGAATCGTTACTTTCGAAGCATCGCGCGTTGCGTCATGGACAGAGGCGATATCGCTGCGAGCATTGTAAAGTAGAATTTCTCGAGAAGAGAGTTCTCAGGGAGCACGTGAACAAGTGTCAATTATCGGAACGTTCATATTATTCTTGCGACTCGTGTGGCGTGGTGCTCTCGTCGAAACAAGATCTGGTAGAGCATGTGTCGGGTCATACCAAAAGCTCGGATACATCCTTTCAGTTGGACCCGAGAAACACGAAAGGAGGAACAACGACGAACGAATCCGTTGCACCCTCGAAACCGTTTCCATCGGATCCAGACCGAGAAGTCTCTGTGGCCACTACGTCTTCGAATACAACCGTACTTACCTCTAAATCGAATTCCAGCGACGATACCGTTGCAAGCTTAAACAACGCGGAAAACGCGTCGAACACGAGTGTGGTGGTCAGTGCCGAGGAGCGTATACTGGACGACAGAGAACACGCGAAATGTTCGAACTGCAACGAAATTACGGAAGACACGATGGAGGCTAGTGGCGATCGAACGCATTGTCGGTCGAACAAGAGAAAGGACGCGACGTGTTTGGTGTGTGGCAAGAAATCTTTCTCTTCGCCGGAAGATTACGAACAACACGCGGTCGACCATAGCAAAAGACCTAGAATGTCACCGTCGTAGAATCAAACAAGGCATTGTGCGATGGTGGTGTTGTTTATTTCGACTCGTCATTGTCGCGACATGTCATCTTCCGCGATTCGCCGTTTGTACAGCGATAGACGGGAATCGAGAATCGAGATACAAAAATGATTTGACTAACAAAATTACCGGCTAAGTACATTGTTCGCGTTCACGTACGTTTCTGCGTTACACCGACCCTTCAAAATTTCCTACTATATGAAATTTCACGAAACCGAGCCGTTTCATCGGAGCGGATAACTTGGTATCCGTATTACAACACGCAATCTACCCAATAACTTTGCGCGTTAATGGAACTACCTTTCACGCGTAAACGAATAGTCGATGCTCGCTTCATTTCGTATAGCAGAAAAATTTGAGGAACTTGGTTTAATGCAcacatacgcatacgcatacgcatactaCATACCGCACACCGCATACCACATACCACATACCACATACCACATACACATTCAGATACGTATTGCATGCGATAGCAATACCGAATGCTCGCGAACGCGACAGTGCAAGTTCCGATTTATTTACAGTCGGCCTGGATATTGGACGAAAAACTTGTAATGTTgtccattaataaatatatagtgTGTTTTGGGAGAATCGCTTAGCTTCACGAGTAAAAGCTACTATTCCTATCCTGACGAGATTTCGAGCGATGCGCGCGTCGTTCGATGAACGCGGCCATTCGAGAAGAAGGGATTATCGTGCCGTTAGATACCTGCAACGAAAACGAGAAACATGTATGCTCGAGGAAAACAAGTGCTACGATAAATCGAGTTAGGAGAAAAGGTATAATATGCATGTCGGTTACCTGAAACCAAGGCGACGACAAACAGGCTCGGGCAGTTGCTCTTTCTTCTCCGCGCAAACACAACAACCCTCTGAGAAGATCTTTCGCGTCACTCGATATTTTGATGAAATACTCTTCGGGGAAACAAAAGTCACATTTCAGTATGTTCGTGGTAGTCTCCTCGATAGAGTCATCCAAAAACGGCGAGAGTCCACTGcaacgaaataaaatgaaagacgTTCTTCGGGTATTGACCAGGCAATCGCTTCGGACTCGGCACGCCGAAGAGGACGAGAACAAACCGACGATGCCACAGTACCTTAAAAGCACGTAAATGAAAACTCCAGCAGCCCACATATCCGTATAAGGGCCCATCGGTTTGCCAAGGACAGATTCTGGAGCCGCAAATTCCAAATCGACCGGAGGAACCACATGGTCCAACGGCGCTGTTCTTACAGCTTCGCCGAAATCGATCAACTTGATGGCATCTTTGTCTCGATCGGTTAGAACGTTTTCCGGTTTCAAGTCCAAATGAGCTCGTTTTCGCGAATGTAACCACCATAGCGCCGACAACAACTGACCGGTATACTTCGAAACGGTTCCCTCCGTGTATTCGTCCTTACCAGCCAGATACGCGAACAACGTCGGACCGTTCACTCTACGAACGAGCAGAACGTCAATGAAACGAATCTCGTaagagaatgaaaaatgaaaatgtcgaGGGCGAGCAAGGAGGGAGAAGAGGTGTATACTCACAGCTCTAAAACTATGGTATCGGTGTCCGGTTGGGGCACCTCCTCGAACAAAGCATACGCTCGGACGATGTTGTCGTGACGAGAGACTCGCAGCAGATCGTACTCTGCTCGCGTCAAGAAGCGCGACTGCTTCAGTCGAGATATTTGTTTGAGCGCCACTTTCCGACCTGTTCCTTGATCCTTCGCTCGGTAAACTTTCGCAAACCTACCGTGTCCTACTTCTTTTAGATCTACGTACGTCTCGGTGAACCATGCTGCATCCACCGCTGTTGCTTCCCGACCCATCGTCTCCGCGTTGTTCGAGGATGAACTCTTTACGGGATGGACGAGCATGGCATCGTCGAGGATCATCGACGACTCGTTGTCGGCCGAGTCAGCGGACTGAGAGGGGGAGATGTTTTCGTTCGCGACATTCCAAGTGTTTGGTCCAATACCTACAAGATCGATCGGTTACGGTTTTTACGAGAAAACACAATCGGTTGGGTTTCTATGGTATTACTGAACGCGTGTAGCGCATACAACACGTGCCACGGACAACGTACCCACAACGCGGAGAGGAATTTTCGCCGAACAAGAACCGGTTTCGTGGTCGACGCGGCAATGGTAAATTCCGGAATCGGAGGGCAGGCAAGGAACAAtttcgagagaaagagaatcgGCCGTTTGAAAAAGTCGATATCGCTCGCTTCTCTCGATGTCGCATCGTTGTCCCTCCTTTTTCCAAGAAACAATCGCTCGTTCCGCGTGACGAACTTCCAGTACAAGTCGAGCCACGCCACCGGCCGTCGCCCTGATCGAACACGGAATAGTCAAGATCGCGGGAGGACCGTTTTCTTCCGCGGCCACTTCTCGCGGAACATGGACATTCTCTCCGTCGGAATCGATTCTTCGCGGACGAAAAGACCATGCGCGGCTGATAGACGAATTCGGAACAAGACTCGCCGGAATCCAAAATTCTTCCTTCTTTCCGACCACTGGAGACACGATCAAGCCTGGACCATCCAATCGAAAGATCTCCAGCTCTTCTCCAGCATGCAACTTTCCCCAATCCGCGGTCAACCTCACTCTGCTACCTGGAACGATCTGCGGAATCTACCTATTAACAGTGCGCCgatctctttcttctttcagcTATGCATGCACCGGCTTGTTCTCGATACtcgtcgcgcgcgcgcttcATCCAAATTCGTCCAACTCACCGAGAGCTATTCCCCGTCTTTCGATTTCCTTCAACCCCCCAAAGCTTCTCTAACGCGATATCCATATTTTGCACACGTTCACGCCGATTAGCAACGCAACTACATCAATACGGTAGAGCGATTCATTGACCAGGGAAAGAAAAAGCAACAAAGTGTGC
This is a stretch of genomic DNA from Nomia melanderi isolate GNS246 unplaced genomic scaffold, iyNomMela1 scaffold0115, whole genome shotgun sequence. It encodes these proteins:
- the LOC116425040 gene encoding uncharacterized protein LOC116425040 — protein: MEEVTKCRYIDCLDSREKEQILHELPVCDTSLCVRWLINSGHVDLIGKDLDALRSMKFFVCNNHFTEDCYLSKGTLKENAVPSPHWSNLSRTLKTVKTQRKVQANGQESSIESTDASHTSAKNCPSEFEANQWCRTCATKKNNLVSMTSKGKGTEMSLLSKLKLLIEIDDEDALPTKMCDECVDKLEQSFKFFQQIYVADNTLRHVFPNARTNNVSRKPLYSLGEHLKKEQREKEKEKEKEKEEELGDYNPKVTRGLFRRGRGRPRTRGYAGRARGRQRWSHRTSQIAMSVPQSISRLDNVVSSSMYDTGVEKSEALPKDEHRNEKLSVLGEQVERITVFSLLTDTCRSDEELDWADVLKVMNCQPSRRNSKSTTDEPIKIEIETVTETVKEAQTTAVKQETEQSTETFESDTVDKIQSTPEKKGSVAESKVDSVAVVEAKSEVEIPNYEETTHQRECKTIGVLHCEYCKETFKLKRELQTHLATNHSQLSGHTCTDCLAHYESESLLSKHRALRHGQRRYRCEHCKVEFLEKRVLREHVNKCQLSERSYYSCDSCGVVLSSKQDLVEHVSGHTKSSDTSFQLDPRNTKGGTTTNESVAPSKPFPSDPDREVSVATTSSNTTVLTSKSNSSDDTVASLNNAENASNTSVVVSAEERILDDREHAKCSNCNEITEDTMEASGDRTHCRSNKRKDATCLVCGKKSFSSPEDYEQHAVDHSKRPRMSPS